The following are encoded together in the Fundidesulfovibrio putealis DSM 16056 genome:
- a CDS encoding YkgJ family cysteine cluster protein, whose product MTSKHFNCTLCGRCCRASIPLGLAEALDYDSEFLLALVFSMETWNLGDFRKNRPAVPITHEELLTTLAFRKDKLATDQSRETVFQVGRVRSTGERVVTFLSVSACGLGDFEAGGAKCPALGSDETCTIYERRPLGCRVFPLDPLYPEMLQHVPLSALESRLPCDFSEKAPAILENGRLTRDQDRELLEARQEVIRRDSVFLPYYGMASASFHPMPSLSQVLLGIKGNGKMDVPFVPALTYLAASGQVSPERAETCLERQIALAGAAVGQALGRKDKAERARTNVLRNSLALMESFRGRIAQVADGLSSGAA is encoded by the coding sequence ATGACATCCAAGCATTTCAACTGCACCCTGTGCGGCCGCTGCTGCCGGGCCAGCATCCCGCTGGGACTGGCCGAGGCCCTGGACTACGACTCCGAATTCCTCCTGGCCCTGGTCTTCTCCATGGAGACCTGGAACCTGGGCGACTTCCGCAAGAACCGTCCGGCGGTTCCCATCACCCACGAGGAACTGCTGACCACCCTGGCCTTCCGCAAGGACAAGCTGGCCACGGACCAGAGCCGGGAAACCGTGTTCCAGGTGGGCCGCGTGCGCTCCACCGGAGAGCGCGTGGTGACGTTTCTCTCGGTCAGCGCCTGCGGCCTGGGCGACTTCGAGGCCGGTGGCGCGAAGTGCCCCGCCCTGGGCTCCGACGAAACCTGCACAATCTACGAGCGCCGCCCCCTGGGCTGCCGGGTGTTCCCCCTGGACCCCCTCTATCCCGAGATGCTCCAGCACGTGCCGCTCTCCGCGCTGGAGAGCCGCCTGCCCTGCGACTTCTCCGAGAAAGCTCCCGCCATCCTGGAAAACGGCAGGCTGACGCGCGACCAGGACCGCGAGCTGCTGGAGGCCCGCCAGGAGGTCATCCGGCGCGACTCGGTGTTCCTGCCGTATTACGGCATGGCCTCGGCCAGCTTCCACCCCATGCCGAGCCTGTCCCAGGTGCTTCTGGGCATCAAGGGCAACGGCAAGATGGACGTGCCCTTCGTCCCGGCCCTGACCTACCTGGCCGCGTCCGGACAGGTAAGCCCGGAGCGCGCCGAGACCTGCCTGGAGCGCCAGATCGCCCTGGCCGGGGCAGCCGTGGGGCAGGCCCTGGGCCGCAAGGACAAGGCCGAGCGCGCTCGCACCAACGTGCTGCGCAACAGCCTGGCCCTCATGGAGAGCTTCCGGGGGCGCATCGCCCAGGTGGCGGACGGGCTGTCTTCCGGGGCTGCGTGA